The Rhodopseudomonas palustris genome window below encodes:
- a CDS encoding SDR family oxidoreductase: MNILVTGNLGYVGAVLVPYLRRQYPDSRIVGYDTGYFAHCLTARTRIPESFADAQVYGDVRHLPDSLIKEADAIVCLAAISNDPIGNEHEGPTLDINQVAVLDIARRAAEFGVKSFVFASSCSAYGAAEGPPRREGDSLNPLTAYAKSKVGTEQGLAKLGNGKMSITALRFATACGMSPRLRLDLVLNDFVACAIATKEITVLSDGSPWRPLIDVADMARAVDWAIRRNQNDGGPFLTVNVGSNAWNYQVRELAEAVAEQIPGTRVSINKDGQPDKRSYRVNFDLFEKIAEGYTPIVTLEESIRRLKAGLEAINFSDADFRSSEMMRLKTIQRHRKEGALSTDLRWA, encoded by the coding sequence ATGAATATCCTTGTGACCGGAAACCTGGGGTATGTCGGGGCAGTTCTCGTGCCGTATCTGCGGCGGCAATATCCGGATTCCCGCATCGTCGGATATGACACCGGCTACTTCGCGCACTGCCTGACCGCTCGCACCCGCATACCGGAGAGCTTCGCCGACGCACAGGTTTACGGCGACGTCCGGCACCTCCCCGATAGCCTGATCAAGGAGGCCGACGCGATCGTCTGTCTGGCGGCCATTTCCAACGATCCGATCGGAAACGAGCACGAGGGGCCGACGCTCGACATCAATCAGGTCGCGGTGCTCGATATCGCACGGAGGGCCGCTGAATTCGGCGTCAAGTCGTTCGTGTTCGCATCGAGCTGCTCGGCCTACGGCGCCGCCGAAGGTCCTCCCCGTCGCGAGGGGGATTCCCTGAACCCGTTGACGGCCTACGCCAAGTCCAAGGTCGGAACCGAACAGGGGCTGGCGAAGCTCGGAAACGGGAAGATGTCGATCACCGCGCTGCGGTTCGCCACGGCCTGCGGAATGTCTCCTCGCTTGAGGCTCGACCTGGTGCTGAACGATTTCGTCGCCTGCGCGATCGCGACCAAGGAGATCACCGTCCTCAGCGACGGCTCGCCGTGGCGACCGCTGATCGACGTCGCCGATATGGCGCGCGCGGTCGATTGGGCGATCAGGCGCAATCAGAACGACGGTGGCCCGTTCCTCACTGTCAACGTCGGAAGCAACGCCTGGAACTACCAGGTTCGGGAGTTGGCCGAAGCCGTCGCCGAGCAGATTCCGGGAACGCGGGTCAGCATCAACAAGGACGGCCAGCCCGACAAACGCTCCTATCGGGTCAATTTCGATCTGTTCGAGAAGATTGCCGAGGGCTACACCCCGATCGTGACCCTCGAAGAATCGATTCGCCGTTTGAAGGCCGGACTCGAGGCGATCAATTTCTCCGACGCCGACTTCCGTTCGTCCGAGATGATGCGGCTGAAGACGATTCAGAGGCATCGCAAGGAAGGCGCGCTTTCGACGGACCTGCGCTGGGCGTAA
- the rfbF gene encoding glucose-1-phosphate cytidylyltransferase, with protein MVSVKKAVILAGGMGTRIAEETSVRPKPLIEIGGLPILWHIMKIFHAHGVNDFVICLGYKGYLIKEYFSNYFLHQSDVTFNFDDNSILYHKKRAENWTVTLVDTGAETMTGGRVKRIQDYIGNEPFCLTYGDGVGNIDIGALLDFHAAHGKLATITAVSPPGRFGALNFDSGDGVTSFQEKPDGELGWINGGFFVLSPEVFKYIEGDATIWEREPLEGLARDGQLSAYKHHGFWHPMDTLRDKQYLEQLWTSSKAPWKIW; from the coding sequence ATGGTTTCAGTGAAGAAGGCGGTGATCCTGGCCGGGGGCATGGGAACACGTATCGCAGAAGAGACCTCGGTGCGGCCGAAACCGCTGATCGAGATCGGGGGGCTGCCGATCCTCTGGCACATCATGAAGATCTTCCACGCGCACGGCGTGAATGATTTCGTCATTTGCCTCGGCTACAAAGGCTACCTCATCAAAGAGTATTTCTCGAATTATTTCCTGCACCAATCGGACGTGACATTCAATTTCGACGACAACTCGATCTTGTACCACAAGAAGCGTGCGGAGAACTGGACCGTCACCCTGGTCGATACCGGCGCCGAAACGATGACCGGTGGACGCGTCAAGAGAATTCAGGACTACATCGGCAATGAGCCCTTCTGCCTGACTTACGGCGACGGTGTCGGCAATATCGACATCGGGGCGCTGCTCGACTTTCACGCCGCCCACGGCAAGCTCGCGACCATCACTGCGGTCAGCCCTCCCGGCCGGTTCGGAGCGCTGAATTTCGACAGTGGAGACGGCGTCACGAGTTTCCAGGAAAAGCCCGACGGAGAGCTCGGCTGGATCAATGGCGGCTTCTTCGTGCTGTCGCCCGAAGTGTTCAAATACATCGAGGGCGACGCGACGATCTGGGAGCGCGAACCGCTCGAAGGATTGGCGCGCGACGGCCAGCTCAGTGCCTACAAGCACCACGGCTTCTGGCACCCGATGGATACGCTGCGCGACAAGCAATATCTCGAGCAACTCTGGACCTCGTCCAAGGCCCCGTGGAAGATCTGGTGA
- a CDS encoding class I SAM-dependent methyltransferase codes for MTDTANHVCRHCGTPLRILVADLGCTPIANDYLTASKVDGPEPYYPLRTFVCESCRLVQLQNFFRSDDLFREDYAYFSSYSTSWLAHAERYTEDMRRRFAIGPSDLVVEIASNDGYLLQYFKKAGIPVLGIEPSASVAKVAQEERGIPTMVKFFGAATAEELVASGKRARLTAANNVLAHVPDINDFVKGFAILLADNGVATFEFPHVANMLQLNQFDTIYHEHFSYLSLLACERIFDSQGLRVFDVQQLPTHGGSLRVFACRKGADYADGPGLAEVRALEKQLGLETDAPYLAFAEKVRETKRAFLSLLIDLKRQGKTIAAYGAPAKGNTLLNYCGVGADMIDFTVDMSPHKQAMFLPGTRLPILAPKAIEDAKPDYLIILPWNLEKEITAQMAVIADWGGKFIIPIPTPKIVDAVRA; via the coding sequence ATGACTGATACGGCAAACCACGTTTGCAGACACTGCGGGACTCCGCTCCGCATTCTGGTCGCGGATCTCGGCTGCACGCCGATCGCCAACGACTACCTGACCGCATCCAAGGTCGACGGCCCGGAGCCGTATTATCCGCTGCGAACCTTCGTCTGCGAATCGTGCCGGCTCGTGCAGTTGCAGAACTTCTTCCGCTCGGACGATCTGTTCCGTGAGGACTACGCTTACTTCTCGTCGTATTCGACGTCGTGGCTCGCCCACGCCGAGCGCTACACCGAGGACATGCGCCGGCGCTTCGCGATCGGCCCGTCCGATCTCGTGGTCGAGATCGCCAGCAATGACGGCTACCTGCTGCAATACTTCAAGAAGGCCGGGATTCCGGTCCTCGGGATCGAGCCGAGCGCGTCCGTCGCCAAGGTGGCGCAGGAGGAGCGCGGGATTCCGACCATGGTGAAGTTCTTCGGCGCGGCGACCGCGGAAGAGCTGGTCGCGAGCGGCAAGCGCGCGCGGCTGACGGCGGCCAACAATGTGCTGGCGCATGTTCCGGACATCAACGACTTCGTCAAAGGCTTCGCGATCCTGCTCGCCGACAACGGCGTCGCCACTTTCGAATTTCCGCATGTCGCCAACATGCTGCAGCTCAACCAGTTCGACACGATCTATCACGAGCACTTCTCGTATCTGTCGTTGCTGGCGTGCGAGCGGATCTTCGACAGCCAGGGGCTGCGCGTGTTCGACGTCCAGCAATTGCCGACCCACGGCGGATCGCTGCGCGTGTTCGCCTGCCGCAAGGGCGCCGACTACGCCGACGGCCCCGGCCTCGCGGAGGTCCGCGCCCTCGAAAAGCAGCTCGGCCTCGAAACCGATGCGCCCTATCTGGCGTTCGCGGAGAAGGTCCGCGAAACCAAGCGCGCATTCCTCTCGCTGCTGATCGACCTCAAGCGCCAGGGCAAGACCATCGCCGCCTACGGCGCGCCGGCGAAGGGCAACACGCTGCTGAACTACTGCGGTGTCGGCGCCGACATGATCGACTTCACCGTCGACATGTCGCCGCACAAGCAGGCCATGTTCCTGCCGGGCACGCGACTGCCGATCCTCGCCCCGAAGGCGATCGAGGACGCCAAGCCGGACTATCTGATCATCCTGCCGTGGAATCTCGAAAAGGAGATCACCGCGCAGATGGCCGTGATCGCCGACTGGGGCGGCAAGTTCATCATCCCGATCCCGACGCCGAAGATCGTCGACGCGGTCCGCGCATGA
- the rfbC gene encoding dTDP-4-dehydrorhamnose 3,5-epimerase, with the protein MKIVPTPLDGCFVIEPEPFRDERGFFMRTFCATTFRERGLNPEIDQCSFSFNHRRHTLRGMHFQAAPRMEDKLVRVVQGAIYDVAVDIRPDSKTFGQWFGQELTAENHLALYIPQGFAHGFLTLSDAAMVAYQIAQPYQADLARGLNWNDAQVGIVWPHRPDVISARDEALPGLSDLALTS; encoded by the coding sequence ATGAAGATCGTCCCGACTCCGCTCGACGGCTGCTTCGTGATCGAGCCCGAGCCGTTTCGGGACGAGCGCGGGTTCTTCATGCGCACCTTCTGCGCGACCACGTTCCGCGAGCGGGGCCTCAACCCCGAGATCGATCAGTGCAGCTTCTCGTTCAACCATCGTCGCCATACGTTGCGCGGAATGCATTTCCAGGCGGCGCCGCGGATGGAGGACAAGCTGGTCCGCGTGGTGCAGGGCGCGATCTACGACGTCGCGGTGGATATCCGCCCCGATTCGAAGACGTTCGGGCAATGGTTCGGTCAGGAACTGACGGCGGAGAATCATCTGGCGCTGTATATTCCACAGGGGTTCGCCCACGGATTCCTGACGTTGAGCGATGCGGCGATGGTCGCGTATCAGATTGCACAGCCCTATCAGGCCGACCTCGCCCGCGGGCTGAACTGGAACGACGCCCAGGTCGGCATCGTCTGGCCGCACCGGCCGGACGTGATCAGCGCGCGCGACGAGGCCCTGCCCGGCCTGAGTGATCTGGCGTTGACCTCGTAA
- a CDS encoding NAD(P)-dependent oxidoreductase: MRVVVTGARGFIGRHLLARLEATAGVTDIHATHSPGSGALPPTARTTWHGLDLTAPGAAAALIAEVRPTHLIHAAWITAHNDYWESPANLRWLAASCDLLQAFLAGGGQRFVQIGTAAEYDWSCGYMVEGVTPERPSTLYGVAKKSFHDVLHTAAVKAGCSAATGRVFFGYGPFENAGRLIPYACRQLARGEPAAFSSGSAWRDFLYIDDLADAVNALLQSSLQGAVNLSSGDPVRLAEIVTRLGEISGRPELVQLGARPDRAGDPPMLVGDSTRIRSTGWRPAHDLRSGLASTYRWWAAQGSADGR, encoded by the coding sequence ATGCGCGTGGTGGTGACGGGAGCACGGGGGTTCATCGGCCGGCACCTGCTGGCCCGTCTCGAGGCCACCGCGGGGGTCACCGACATCCACGCGACCCATTCACCCGGCAGCGGAGCATTGCCGCCGACGGCGCGGACGACCTGGCACGGCCTCGACCTCACCGCGCCCGGCGCGGCAGCGGCGCTGATCGCCGAGGTCCGGCCGACCCACCTGATCCACGCCGCCTGGATCACCGCCCATAACGACTATTGGGAGAGCCCCGCCAATCTGCGCTGGCTGGCGGCGAGCTGCGACCTGCTGCAGGCGTTTCTGGCCGGCGGCGGCCAGCGTTTCGTCCAGATCGGCACCGCCGCCGAATACGACTGGTCATGCGGCTACATGGTCGAGGGCGTGACGCCGGAACGGCCGTCGACGCTGTATGGCGTGGCCAAGAAGTCGTTTCATGACGTGCTGCATACGGCCGCGGTGAAGGCGGGCTGCTCGGCCGCGACCGGCCGGGTGTTCTTCGGCTACGGCCCGTTCGAGAACGCAGGCCGGCTGATCCCCTATGCGTGCAGGCAGCTCGCGCGCGGCGAGCCCGCCGCATTTTCCTCCGGCTCGGCGTGGCGGGATTTTCTGTATATCGACGACCTCGCCGACGCGGTGAACGCCTTGCTGCAATCCTCGCTACAGGGCGCGGTGAACCTGTCATCCGGCGATCCGGTGCGGCTGGCCGAAATCGTCACGCGGCTCGGCGAGATCAGCGGTCGGCCGGAGCTGGTGCAACTCGGCGCACGCCCCGATCGCGCCGGCGATCCGCCGATGCTGGTCGGCGATTCGACGCGGATCCGCTCCACCGGATGGCGCCCGGCGCACGATCTGCGGAGTGGTTTGGCATCGACCTATCGATGGTGGGCGGCGCAGGGCTCGGCTGACGGCCGTTAG
- a CDS encoding DUF5672 family protein, giving the protein MPSVDPVVVVPVHEPKTGPEADASLRHLRHFLGRYRLVLAKPAHLDWSIPGLEDEIFPDDSFGSLLRYNRFQLSPSFYRRFAQHSHILIYHLDALAFRDELIEWCETDYDYIGASWYPDLIERYIGEPWPFAKVAAGNGGFSLRRVSAFIEHLENRRPTVRHALERLLEGNVDAASRLLRYRKHLTPSNYVEHKMLAEDVYWGVFAPLIDPSFRVAPVEVANRFSFEYDPNFLLQQSGGRIPFGCHAWYRFEDARAFWQSRLLPADGNPA; this is encoded by the coding sequence ATGCCGTCCGTCGATCCCGTCGTGGTCGTTCCCGTTCACGAACCGAAAACCGGGCCCGAGGCGGACGCTTCCCTTCGGCACCTGCGGCATTTTCTCGGACGCTATCGTCTCGTTCTCGCCAAGCCGGCTCATCTCGATTGGTCGATCCCCGGATTGGAGGACGAGATCTTTCCGGATGACAGCTTCGGCTCTCTGCTGCGCTACAACCGGTTTCAGCTGTCTCCGTCGTTCTATCGCCGTTTCGCCCAGCATAGCCATATCCTGATCTATCACCTGGATGCACTGGCGTTTCGCGACGAGCTGATCGAATGGTGTGAGACCGACTACGACTACATCGGCGCGAGCTGGTATCCCGACCTGATCGAGAGATATATCGGCGAGCCTTGGCCATTCGCCAAAGTCGCGGCCGGCAACGGCGGCTTCAGTCTGCGCCGGGTGTCCGCTTTCATCGAACATCTGGAGAATCGTCGTCCGACGGTGCGTCACGCGCTCGAGCGGCTGCTCGAAGGAAATGTCGACGCCGCCAGTCGCCTGTTGCGCTATCGAAAGCATCTGACGCCGTCGAACTATGTCGAGCACAAGATGCTGGCGGAGGACGTGTATTGGGGCGTGTTCGCGCCGCTGATCGATCCGTCGTTCCGGGTCGCGCCGGTCGAGGTCGCGAACCGCTTCTCGTTCGAATACGATCCGAACTTCCTGCTGCAGCAATCCGGCGGCCGCATCCCGTTCGGCTGTCACGCCTGGTATCGCTTTGAGGACGCCCGCGCATTCTGGCAAAGCCGGCTGCTGCCGGCGGACGGAAACCCGGCCTAA
- a CDS encoding SDR family NAD(P)-dependent oxidoreductase produces MTGRVLITGAGRGIGFAIAQVLARDGFSLALVTRTEASAAKLRAERFVADADATVVAFDLADPAALGAFVADWREPLWGVVHNAGICETANIADPDQDPWRDVLAVNLEAPYRLTRGLLPRIARPGRIVTIGSQLSVEGRAGYGAYCASKFGLIGLTKCWAKELGRDGITVNAVCPGWVDTEMTNSDIDRLAAEQGRDAASFKAEIADPLELKRFNSPEEVAELVAFLMSEKSSGITGRAWLMQTVWNQQ; encoded by the coding sequence TTGACCGGACGGGTTCTCATCACGGGGGCAGGGCGCGGCATCGGCTTCGCGATCGCGCAGGTGCTGGCCCGCGACGGCTTCTCGCTGGCGCTGGTGACCAGGACCGAGGCGTCGGCCGCGAAGCTGCGCGCCGAGCGTTTCGTCGCGGATGCGGACGCGACCGTCGTCGCATTCGATCTCGCCGATCCGGCGGCTCTCGGAGCGTTCGTCGCGGATTGGCGCGAGCCGCTGTGGGGCGTCGTCCACAACGCCGGCATCTGCGAGACGGCGAATATCGCCGACCCCGATCAAGACCCCTGGCGCGACGTCTTGGCCGTCAACCTCGAGGCGCCCTATCGGCTGACGCGCGGGCTGTTGCCGCGCATCGCCCGCCCCGGCCGGATCGTCACCATCGGCTCGCAGCTTTCGGTCGAGGGCCGCGCCGGCTATGGCGCCTATTGTGCTTCGAAATTCGGCCTGATCGGCCTCACCAAATGCTGGGCCAAGGAGCTCGGCCGCGACGGCATCACCGTCAACGCCGTCTGCCCGGGCTGGGTCGACACCGAGATGACCAACAGCGACATCGACCGCCTCGCCGCGGAGCAGGGCCGCGATGCGGCGTCGTTCAAGGCCGAGATCGCCGATCCGCTCGAACTGAAGCGTTTCAACAGCCCCGAAGAGGTCGCCGAACTGGTGGCGTTCCTGATGTCGGAAAAGTCGTCCGGCATCACCGGCCGGGCCTGGCTGATGCAAACGGTCTGGAATCAGCAGTAA
- a CDS encoding glycosyltransferase family 4 protein, which produces MLHYVETGEKLGFRPHPKFDPQRYRTLCPVVVEANVSPLWHFIHFGSMDHVEARKYKPSPRVNPVKPALRRWVRPTSAPMGVNFVSPLSRISGLGVSARGFVDALQTAQVPAHLIEWTEGFEHQATIDCGLTGVKDLQPINLIHMNADIFHLVSNGLRQTGVLSPDRYNIGIWYWELAAFRHEWLPWIAMLDEVWCASAFNARAVDVMSARPVKLLRPAVEAMAAPGLFPRSHFGLNDDSQVFFYNCDLSSRIDRKNPEALARAFREEFGDDPRYQLVLKIGMATRYAESARRVVSAAGGASNILLMDRTLTDPELADLLCHTFAYVSPHRSEGLGLTIIEAMLSGCPVIATPYGGAADFVVDGVARPLAYSLTEIERTDEPYRRGCVWADPDVADIRRAMRELADSPDAARALGQRGKAHAEALFSRDATSRAVRARLDEIWETHAAGN; this is translated from the coding sequence TTGCTGCACTATGTCGAGACCGGCGAGAAGCTGGGCTTCAGGCCTCATCCGAAGTTCGATCCGCAGCGCTACCGGACGCTCTGCCCGGTTGTCGTCGAGGCCAACGTCTCGCCGCTGTGGCATTTCATCCACTTCGGCTCGATGGATCATGTCGAGGCGAGGAAGTACAAGCCATCGCCGCGCGTGAATCCGGTCAAGCCGGCGCTGCGCAGATGGGTTCGCCCGACGTCAGCTCCGATGGGCGTGAACTTCGTCTCTCCGTTGTCCCGGATATCGGGGCTCGGCGTGAGTGCGCGCGGTTTCGTCGACGCCCTGCAGACGGCGCAGGTTCCGGCGCACCTGATCGAATGGACCGAGGGATTCGAGCACCAGGCCACAATCGATTGTGGCCTGACGGGCGTGAAGGATCTGCAGCCGATCAACCTGATCCATATGAACGCCGACATCTTTCACCTGGTGTCGAACGGTCTGCGGCAGACCGGCGTTCTCAGCCCGGACCGCTACAACATCGGGATCTGGTACTGGGAGCTCGCCGCGTTCCGTCACGAGTGGCTGCCGTGGATCGCGATGCTCGACGAGGTCTGGTGCGCGTCGGCGTTCAACGCCCGCGCCGTCGATGTGATGTCGGCGCGTCCGGTGAAACTGTTGCGGCCCGCGGTCGAAGCCATGGCCGCGCCCGGCCTGTTTCCCAGGTCGCATTTCGGATTGAACGACGACAGCCAGGTGTTCTTCTACAATTGCGACCTGTCCAGCCGGATCGACCGCAAGAATCCGGAAGCGCTCGCCCGCGCCTTCCGGGAGGAGTTCGGCGACGATCCGCGCTATCAGCTCGTTCTGAAAATCGGAATGGCAACCCGCTATGCGGAATCCGCGAGGCGGGTCGTCAGCGCCGCCGGCGGTGCGTCGAACATTCTGCTGATGGATCGCACGCTGACCGACCCGGAACTGGCTGACCTGCTTTGCCACACGTTTGCCTATGTTTCGCCGCACCGCTCCGAGGGGCTTGGGCTGACCATTATCGAAGCGATGCTGAGCGGTTGTCCGGTGATCGCCACGCCCTATGGCGGGGCGGCGGACTTCGTCGTCGACGGTGTCGCGAGACCGCTGGCCTACAGCCTGACCGAAATCGAGCGGACGGACGAGCCCTATCGTCGTGGCTGCGTTTGGGCCGATCCCGATGTGGCGGACATCCGGCGCGCGATGCGTGAGCTGGCCGACAGTCCCGATGCCGCCCGCGCGCTCGGCCAGCGCGGTAAGGCCCACGCCGAGGCGCTGTTCTCGCGCGACGCGACATCGCGGGCCGTCCGCGCCCGGCTCGACGAGATCTGGGAGACCCACGCCGCCGGGAATTGA
- a CDS encoding glycosyltransferase family 2 protein, protein MPPATSIAPYEATDPYICLISILVPVYNTPPDVLDETIQSVLCQTYSNWELCICDDCSTDPQTVAVLDSYKGTDPRIRILRPAANLNISRATNLCAEMATGEFVGFLDHDDVLEPDALAEVAAALAGDREIDVLYTDEDKLEADGSLTEPYFKPDWSPEHLTSVMYVLHFTVIRKSLFFDVGMLRHEFVGAQDYDLALRVCGRARKIAHIPKILYHWRKIPGSAAAAVDAKPDALINARAALLDYARQRDPEATVDLGQLHGLFRLNWSAGQQPDPVTLLILTDARRRDVPGRGDILLVDHFIDSVIAKSTFRAFKIVVVDNGNLPADVRAKFERLGARVHSYAFEEPFNFSHKANFSIDQVETEDVIILNDDLEVISPDWIEALLGFSRQPEIGAVGCRLRFADDRIQHAGVALGLTSPCMHLFYNRPADAPGYYSFTHLVRNYSAVTGAVLATTMSKLREVGGFDESLAIDYNDIDLCLRLGQKGYRIVYTPHAELYHFERSSSARNAPRTTDTANFLARWKDLLKRDPFMNPNFVGDNRKLSDNLSLIT, encoded by the coding sequence ATGCCACCCGCGACATCAATCGCCCCTTACGAAGCCACTGACCCTTATATCTGTCTGATCAGCATTCTAGTACCCGTCTACAACACGCCGCCGGATGTTCTCGATGAGACCATTCAGTCGGTGCTGTGCCAGACCTATTCGAATTGGGAACTTTGCATCTGCGACGACTGTTCGACGGACCCGCAGACCGTGGCTGTGCTCGACAGCTACAAGGGGACCGATCCCCGGATCAGGATCCTGCGGCCTGCCGCGAATCTGAACATTTCCCGCGCCACCAATCTGTGCGCCGAGATGGCGACCGGTGAGTTCGTCGGCTTTCTCGATCATGACGACGTTCTGGAGCCCGATGCGCTCGCGGAAGTCGCCGCCGCTCTGGCGGGCGATCGCGAGATCGATGTGCTCTATACCGACGAGGACAAGCTGGAGGCCGACGGCAGTCTGACGGAGCCTTACTTCAAGCCCGACTGGTCGCCGGAGCACCTGACCTCGGTCATGTACGTGCTGCACTTCACCGTCATCCGCAAAAGCCTGTTTTTCGATGTCGGTATGCTGCGGCACGAGTTCGTCGGAGCGCAGGATTACGATCTGGCGCTGAGGGTGTGCGGGCGCGCCCGCAAGATCGCGCACATCCCGAAGATTCTCTACCACTGGCGCAAGATCCCCGGTTCGGCCGCGGCCGCTGTCGATGCCAAGCCGGACGCTTTGATCAACGCCCGGGCGGCGCTGCTGGACTACGCGCGTCAGCGCGATCCCGAGGCGACCGTCGATCTCGGCCAGTTGCACGGACTGTTCCGGCTCAATTGGAGCGCCGGTCAGCAGCCCGATCCGGTGACGCTTCTCATTCTCACAGATGCCAGGCGCCGCGACGTGCCGGGCCGCGGCGACATTCTGCTGGTCGATCATTTCATCGACAGCGTGATCGCGAAATCCACCTTTCGTGCTTTCAAGATTGTCGTCGTCGACAACGGCAATCTGCCCGCCGATGTGCGCGCAAAATTCGAGAGGCTCGGCGCGCGGGTGCACTCCTATGCGTTCGAGGAGCCGTTCAATTTCTCCCACAAGGCCAATTTCTCGATCGACCAGGTCGAGACCGAGGACGTCATCATCCTGAACGACGACCTCGAAGTGATCAGTCCCGACTGGATCGAAGCGCTGCTCGGCTTCTCCCGCCAGCCCGAGATCGGCGCGGTGGGCTGCCGGCTACGCTTTGCGGACGACCGGATTCAGCACGCCGGGGTCGCGCTCGGGCTGACCTCGCCCTGCATGCATCTCTTCTACAATCGGCCGGCCGACGCGCCCGGCTACTACAGTTTCACCCATCTGGTGCGGAACTACTCGGCGGTCACCGGCGCCGTGCTCGCCACGACGATGTCGAAACTGCGCGAGGTCGGCGGTTTCGACGAGAGTCTCGCGATCGATTACAACGATATCGATCTCTGTCTTCGGCTCGGGCAGAAGGGATACCGGATCGTCTACACGCCGCACGCCGAGCTGTATCATTTCGAGCGCAGCTCGTCGGCGCGCAATGCGCCTCGCACGACCGACACGGCGAATTTCCTGGCGCGGTGGAAGGACCTGCTGAAGCGGGACCCGTTCATGAATCCGAACTTCGTCGGGGACAATCGCAAACTCTCCGACAATTTGTCCTTGATCACCTGA
- a CDS encoding 2-deoxy-scyllo-inosose synthase, translating into MKTQVLVAQNGLWNLDGLGILDNVRKDSKHLLITDKNVEKLYLRPVLESIERGGRLVRTIVVPPDESSKSFEVYARLVQTALDYGIDKYSVIFSLGGGLVNNLAGFLASTLYRGIGLIHLPTSLLAQVDAAIDFKQALNFSHGKNLIGSFYPASNVLIDPIALRTLNPRLIRCGLAESMKHALCQDSDFLNYIMSHHNHLSELDFLTETVVRSVKLKLEMMAPSLHSDREEVVKQYGHAVGHAVEHLSGGDIYHGEAISIGMCVSAEIGRLLGVTDEETVDIHYRSLAMLGLPTMVPYEFSLGDIWEKVRYDKHFFRDRAYMGLLRTVGVPSNSGQDGLHGHWVSREVLFEAIEINRRSGARSGY; encoded by the coding sequence ATGAAGACTCAGGTTCTGGTGGCGCAGAACGGCCTCTGGAATCTCGATGGTCTCGGCATTCTCGACAATGTGCGGAAAGATTCGAAGCATCTTCTGATTACCGACAAGAACGTCGAAAAGCTCTATCTGCGTCCGGTTCTGGAGAGCATCGAGCGCGGCGGGCGTCTCGTTCGGACAATCGTCGTGCCGCCGGACGAATCGTCGAAGAGTTTCGAAGTCTATGCGCGTCTGGTTCAGACCGCGCTCGATTACGGAATCGACAAATACTCGGTCATCTTCAGCCTGGGCGGGGGACTGGTCAACAATCTCGCCGGCTTTCTCGCCTCGACCTTGTATCGCGGAATCGGCTTGATCCATTTGCCGACCAGCCTGCTGGCCCAGGTCGACGCTGCGATCGATTTCAAGCAGGCCCTCAATTTCAGTCACGGCAAGAATCTGATCGGAAGCTTCTATCCCGCGTCCAACGTGCTGATCGACCCGATCGCGCTGCGAACGCTGAATCCGCGGTTGATCCGCTGCGGGCTCGCAGAGTCGATGAAGCACGCGCTCTGCCAGGACAGTGACTTCCTCAACTACATCATGTCGCATCACAACCATCTCAGCGAACTCGACTTCCTGACGGAGACCGTCGTTCGTTCGGTGAAACTGAAGCTCGAAATGATGGCGCCCAGCCTGCATTCCGATCGCGAAGAGGTCGTCAAGCAATACGGCCACGCGGTCGGGCACGCCGTGGAGCACCTCTCCGGTGGCGACATCTATCACGGCGAAGCGATCTCGATCGGTATGTGCGTTTCGGCGGAGATCGGCCGGCTGCTGGGCGTCACCGACGAGGAGACCGTCGACATCCACTATCGCTCGCTGGCGATGCTGGGCCTGCCGACCATGGTTCCCTACGAGTTTTCGCTCGGCGATATCTGGGAGAAGGTTCGCTACGACAAGCACTTCTTCCGGGACCGCGCCTATATGGGGCTGCTGCGGACGGTCGGAGTTCCCAGCAACAGCGGCCAGGACGGTCTGCACGGCCATTGGGTATCCCGCGAGGTGCTGTTCGAGGCGATTGAAATCAATCGGCGGTCCGGCGCGCGGTCCGGCTACTAG